GATTTGAAATTATACCTACAGGACAACTGTCTAAGCAAGCGATACAACCGGTATTAAAACTCATTGCAGTAGCCTCATTGCCACCAAATCGCATATCAATCAATTTACCGTTACTGTCTTTTATGACTTCATTGATATCATGGTTCTTTGATGCCCCTTCCCATGTAACACTAATAGCTATCTTATCACCTTCCACATGAGTCTCAGGCCCATTTTTTAAAGTCATATTATTGCCAGGTTTTGCACCTATTTTTATCATTGCCTTATAAAAATCATTTTGATTAGCCAGTGATGTAAATACGGACTTCTCTCCAAACTTTCCTTGTCCGAAAACGACCGCATGACGAGTGCTTTCTTCAAGATATTTACCATTTACTTTTGCCAGAATAGTAATGGTCTTACTTGCCTCGTCAACAATCATGGGATTCTTTTCACTTAAATCACCAAATTTTACTTCGCCATTGGCCAAGCAAAATAAACCCAAAATAGCCATAAAAACTACTTTCTTAAACATTGGACACCCCTTATGTGGTAAGTAAAATAAAATTTGTAAAAATCAAGCAGTAAATATAGATTTTTGCAAATGTAATAAGCGACACGCGCTCTAAATTATTAAAAAAATTATATCAGTGGATATTTTAAATAAAACTTAAAATTAGCTTTTATCAAGTAGTTTTTGTGCCAAAACAACCGAATCCGTCTCCGCTTACACAAGCAAGACAATGTTCGGCGGTTTTAATCGTTCTATTTAAATTAGTAGCTTTTAAAGCATCGTCCAAAGAACGTATTTTGGATTCAAGATTAAGTGCGGCATTAAAATCACAATCATAAATTGTTCCGTCAAAAGCCACGTTAATAAGAGTTCTGCACATTACACTCTGCAAATTTTGCTCTTTAAAATTTTCGACCAAAAGATCAATGTACTCATCATACTCATCAAACCTTTTAAGCATCTTAGCAAAATTTCCTATAGGTAGGTTGCAAATACACAATAGCTTATTGAAACTAACGTTGTATTTTTTTAGCTCCTCTTTATATTTTGCCTCAAGATCAATTTGGTTTGGCGGCAGATAAGCTCCATTAGGATTATATATCAAATTTATATTACTAATACCAGCCTTATTTATCAAATTTAATGCTAAAATCTGCTTTTCAAAGCTTCCTTTACCGCGCATAGCATCATTAAAATCCTTTTCATAAAAAGGAACAGATGCCATAATAGTAACGTTAAATTTTTTATAAATTTCTATAAATTTTTGATATTGTGGATCCAAAAGTATAGTTAAATTTGTGCGAACAAAAATCTCTTTAGCAAAGGGAGTGAATTTAAAGAGTATATACTCTAAATTTTCATTCATCTCAGGTGCACCACCGGTAATGTCAAGCTCGCTAAAACCAAATTTTTTGAACACCATCAAAGATTTATCTATAATATCTTTTTCCATCATCTCAGTTCGCTTTGGATGTGCCTCTACATGACAGTGGTAACAGCTCATATTACACTTTTTGGTTATATTTAACTGCATAGTTTTTGGGAAGTCAAATTCTATCTGCATTTCATTCATATTATGACTTGATTTTTAAAAGGGTCTAGAGCAGACCCTCATATTATCTTAATTATTTTACTAAATTGTATTTATACTCTTTTGTTCCATCAAGTAAATTTGATGCATCGTATCCTTGGGCTGTTAAAGTCTCAACAAGTTTGGCACTTCTATTTCCTGTATAGCAGTGGGCTACTATCTTTTTATCTTTATTGGCCTCTAAAATTGCTTTGTAGTTTTCTAGTGGCTCTCCATCAGGTATGTTGATAGCTCCTTGTATATGTCCTTCATCATAATCTTTCTTCGCTCTTACATCAATAACTAATAAATTAGGATTTGATGATATTTGATTAAATTGATTAGCGTTAATGCTTCCAAATTTATAAAGATCATAGTTATACTGCTTAACTCCCTCGGCATTAATTACTTTAGTAAAGCCTTTTTCTTTTAATTGCTTCTCTACTTTTCCACTTTTATTTCCAGTGTTGCAATAAACTACTATATCTTTGTTTTGATAACCGTCTAACTCGCTTAATCTATTTGCAACTTGGTCAAAAGGGATATTAATTGCATGCTTTAAATGTCCCGCTTTATATTCATCAGCACTTCTAACATCGATAACTAGATATTTTTCTTTCTCTTTGTTATCAGCTTGAATTTTAGCTAAATCAGCACCACTCATTTTGCCTTCACTGCTTACTTTGTTATCCGAGCAAGCAGTTAAAAGTCCAACCGCAAAAAGCGCAACGACAACCTTCAAAATTTTGCCAAAAGCAACATTCATACTATCTCCTTACGATAAATAAATTTCTATAATAAAAATTTGGTTAAATTTCACGCTTGTGGGTACAAAGAATATAAAATCGCGCGAATGTTATTTGGCAACTGCCAACTTATAAATGAGTGATTATATATGAATTAATATTAAATGCAAATTAAGCTATAATTCAATTTTTACTATTTAGGATTAATTATGACAGGTTGCACAAATGACTATATCATAGAATTTAACGATCAGCCAGAACTTCAAACAGATGAACTTTGGATAGCTGGTGGTATGTATGGCAACATTTATGCTATAGAGAAATTGAACGAAGTAGCACTTGGTAAAACAATAGTTTATAATGGAGATTTGCATTGGTTTGATGCTAGTAAAGAATCCTTTGATAAAGTTGAGGAGTTAAGCAAGGATAGTATTAAACTAAATGGAAATGTGGAAGTAGAGTTGAAAAGAGTTGAAAATTTAGGTTGCGGGTGCAACTATCCATCTTACGAACAAGAAGTCATAGTAAAAAACGCCGAACTAATCCATGCTAGGCTTAAAAGCATAGGTTCTGATTTTTCTATATTTGAAGACAGAAAAACAACTATGCATGTAAATGTTGCTGGCGTAAAGGTAGCTATAACTCATGGTGACGAAAAGAGTCTTAATGGCTGGGGATTTGATCATGAGGTTTTGAAAACAAAAACAAGGCAAGATGAGATATTTAATTGGTTTCAAAAAACAAAATTTGACATTATAGCCACTAGCCATACCTGCAAAGCGGCTGTTTTAAATTTCTCAAACAAAGTAATATTAAACAACGGTTCAGCCGGCATGCCTAATTTTAGTGAATTTGTATCAGGCCTAGTAACTAGAATAGCTTCTACTCCAAACGAAAAAGCACTATTTAGATCGAAAATTGGCGATGTGTTTGCGGAGCTTATACTGCTTAAATACAATAAAAAAGAATTTTTAAGATATTTTGAGGAACTTTGGAGCGAAGACTCGGCAGCCAGTATTAGCTACAAGGCTAGAATTTTAGGATACGGCTGTCCTTTAAGCTATAAAGATATAAATTTTGGCGGCTTTAAGGAAGCTTAGTTGCAAAAATAGATTTTATCTGATACTGGCAATTATCACCATAAAATTCGTCATTATTTTATAAATACAATATTTTGTGACTATTTTTTAGAAAGCATGAATCTGGCTGTGCAAATGCCTTTTGAAACTTGCATTGGTTAAAATTTATAATAAACACTGCTTGACAGACAAGAGTTGGTTAAAAGATTTGCCAATAGTAAAATGATGACCTTCTAAAGCATATTTTACTAGTTTGTTACACTAGCACTCTCTTTAAGAAGCTCATTTTAAAAGACGTTGTAGAAAAATCTGGCAATATGAGCTAATATATAACAAAGTTGATGTCAAAAAGCTAAAAATCTAAATAATTTTAAAGCTTATCATATTCCTAATATTACAAAATTTTAGAGAAAGATAAGAAAAATTCAGTTTAAGTGATTGCATGGATATATATGTTTTACAGAGATTGTTTGAAACTCTATATTTTTCATCTAAAAACTATTTATCATATTTGAATATAAAAAACATTAATCATGCCTTCTTGAGATTTACTTAATTTATATATCTATTCATAAATATTCCTATATATTTTTTGTTATTGAATCTTATAAACTCATTTCATATTGCCTATTTGTAATCTTTGTCTGTACTTCACTAGCAACTTCAGGCAATTCATTCTGTAAAAAGTCTTTTATAACAGGTATCTTTTTTATGATGCTTGAAAAGAAATTTATTACCTTGGCTTTAAAATACCTTAAAGTGCTTAATTCTTTGCTTTGAGAGATAATAATTTGATTCAAATCTTTTTTCTCATCTTCTAATTTCTTTTTTTGTTGAGAAAGTTCTAAATTCCTATCCTTGTAGACTACAAGCTCACACTCTAAACTATCTGCTTGTATTGCTTTTCCTCTAGTGGCTTTATTTGTTCTTGAAAGTTTTTTATTTCTTGTTCATTTTGCTCTGATTCTTGCTTGAAACACATTGCTTCTGCTCTAGCCATTGCAGTTTCGCCTTTAATTTCCTTATTTTCTTTTGTTAAAACGTCTATTTGTTTGAATTTTTCCCTAATCTCATCTGCACTACCAAATTCCTCCTCATTTGTTTTTATTATGCTCTCTAAATTTTCTATTTTTTGCTTTTGCTCATTAATTAAGTTATCTTGATTAAGTAAATTTGCATTTTCTTGAGTAAGTTTTTCGTTTGTAGCTTTTAGCTTGTCATTAATTTCTAACAAATCTTTATTTTCTTGAAGTATTTCACTATTTTTTAAAAGTTGGGTAGTTAATTCATTTATCTGCTCTTTTAACTCGACTTCTGAAACAATATAGATTCTGTCTTGAAAAATTTGTAATACTTGTTTTCTTAAAGAGCCGATTAACTTGCCATATTCGCTCGGATCTAGTTCGTAATACTCATCCACAAAGATATGCTTGCTCTTTGTAACAAATTTAGAGATAGTTTGATTAATTAAATTTGATATTTTTTTGTTCAATTCTTGTTCGCTTTTGAACTCGAATTCAACCTGATGCATCTGCTTAAGGTTTTTATGAACACCCTTGCTGCCCTTAACACCCCTGACTGCTATCTGACTAAAAGCATCAGCAGCCATGTCTTGAAGCGATGAGCCAAACTGTTGTATCTCTCTTCTGCTGCGTCTTATGCAAGCATGTCTTGAATAATCGTAATTTTCGAATAAGATTTGATAATGCTTGACTTTCTCATCATTATGTTCGGCTATAGAAATACACTCAACTCCATATTTTAGACAGTACGCATTAACAAATCTTTGAGCTTGACTTCTTAGATCAAGACTATTTATCAAATTAACCTCTTGATCGTTTAATCCTTCCTTGGAATTCTTTGGCCTAGTTGTTCCGAAAGTGATTAAAATTTCAGTAAAAGGAGTCATTTTTTTCTGCCATGACTTTTTCTTAACTTTACCATTCTTGTCTGTTGTTGTTTGGATCTCATAATCTTTTTTAAAGGAATTCATCTTTTTATTGATCATATCCCTTATCTCGCTACTTTGAAAACTATGACTGGAAGCATCAAACAAAGAGCCATATGGATTTTGAATAAAATATTTATTAGACCCTGACTTTCTGCGCAAATATTTAATACGTTTAGTCTGTTCTAGCTCTCGTAGATTATGAGCTAGCCTATCTATAGCTTTATCCGGAGTTAAATTCTCTGAGAGGGCAGATACCACTATCTCGTATCCATTAATTTTTATAGGACTCATCTAGAGCTACTGTCCGCTGATCTTAATTCTTTTTTGAAATATATAAGCAGCTATATCTGTTATCGAAAAAGCTATACGAGAATTTTTTGCATCGCCTATCTTGATATAGCGTGGTATATCCCTACCTTCTGCAATACGTAGATCAAGCGTTGAAACCCCAATACCAAGTAGCTTTACAGTCTGCTCTCTATTTAGCATCACCCTACCAGCAAATTGGGACTTTATACACTCAAGAAGCTGTTTATAATCTTGATTTTCATAAAAACTATTTAACATACAACACCTCATTTTTTGATATATCAATAAGTAATTATAGTGATCATGCTAGTTTATTTTTAAAAAGTACTGTTTTTTAAAAAATTTTTAATACTTTGCAACAGTTTAGGGTAATTTATAGTGATATGAAGAAAAATTTTTAAACTTATTTTTGCAATAAAGTAGATTTTTAAAAACATTAAAGGATGCTAAAACGCATAGGAATAAATTAAGGCAATTTAGAATCTTAAAAATTTTCGGGAACAAATAGGGAACAAATTTGAAAAACCAAGAAATCTTAAAGCTTAATAAATATCGAAATGGCTCCGGATGCTGAATCAGAACCGGCTTGCATTAAACACTGTATTTTAGCCACTTTAAGCTTACTAAAAAAATGCTAGTGACTCACTTTTGACTCACTTTTTTTCGGAATAAAATGACATAAAATTTGAAATCTTTAGAAATAAAATGGAAAAAATAGGAAAAGTTTTTGTTAAAATTCACAAATTTTTCAATCGGTTTTCAAAAAGTAAAATTACAAAAATAGGTTAAATCCCTAAGTTTAGGGTTTTAAATGATATTAAAAAAATAATAAGTTTTTTATGTTTTATAAAATGCCGTATTTTAGGCACTTTTGTATTTTAAAAATTTAACTAAAATATCTTTTAATATCTTAGATTAGTTGGCTATATGTTTTTAGATTTAATTATAATGCTTAAAAATTTTTCATATGTATTTTTTTGATATTACTATTTTATTTTTATTAGTCTAGCAAGATACTAGTTCTGCGATTGTTGTTTTTTAATTCTACTTTCATTTTATCGTAACAATGAATAATGTTGTTGATAATTTCCTCTGCCGACAAAAATGAAAACTTATTTCTTTTTTCAATAAATTCATTAATGCAAACCCAAGAAACTGTCTCAATAAAATCAACAACTATCAAACTCACCATCATAAGCATCGCTTCTATTTCTAACACCAAGTACAAGTACTATAAGCTTATAATCTTTTATCTTGCATATTATTCTGTATCCTCCGACTCTATATCTCCAAAGACCGGATAGATTTCCTATAAGTGGTTTACCTTCATCACGAGGATTATCTAAGCCTTCTATCTCTTTTAGTTTTTTAAGTATTTTAATGCCAACACTATTATCTAACTTCTTAAGCTCTTTTAACGCATTTTTACTGAAATTTACTTTCATATTTTTACGCCAAGCTCTTTAGCTACTTCATCAAGAGTATAAAACTGAGGATTAGGATCACTCTCTATCTTTTTTAACTCTTCCATGGCATCTATATAATCATTCATATCTTCTAAGAATCTTTTTATAGCTTCTTGAACGTAAAAGCTTTTTGTTCGTTTGGTATCTTTTGCTAATCTCTCAAGCTTAGTTCCTATATCTTTATCTAGTCTAACTGAAATTTGCATATTTAGTCCTTTGTATTATTTGCATTACAAGTATTATAGCATATTTTATAAAGCAATTAAAGTCGATGTGTTAAGATATGAAGTATAGATTAATTATATTGCTTAATAACCATAAGCCTTAAATTCACTCTTTCATTTTTCTTTGATGTCACTAATTCACACCCTCACATCCACTCTCTTATAAAACCTATCCTTATCTTGTATCTGTTTATCGTTACTATTTAGAGTATGGTTAAGATATGAGATATTGTATAGCTCATTTGAGCTTATTATATTGTTATTAGCTAGATGTATTAAAAACCTTAATTCATTGTTTTTCATTATCTTACTTATCGCTGTCGCTCCAAGCTCTTTTAGACTTACAAATTTATCATCTTGTTTAATAGCTATGGTTTCAAAGTCAAGGCTGTTTAGTTCTTCTTTACTCATATTCTTAGCTTCAAGGTTTATGCTTGCTCTTTTATCTCCTGAAGTATTTAATCTGCCCGTATCGGTATATAGATCTCTTACGTCTATCTCTCTACCGCTATCAAATTTTAAAGTTATAGTTCCGTTACTATTCATTCTCATAGCTATTACACTATCGCTATCGTTTAATGATAGTGCAGCTTTATTACTATCTGATTCAAAGGCTCTTTTTACTTTCTCTAAATTTGATAAGCTAAATTCTAATCCCGTAGCTTTTTTAAACTCATTTTCCATAGCAAGCATATAAGATGACTTACTATCTTTTAGCTTAGATATATACTCATCTGCGTTTTCTACATCGTAATCTTTTAAATTCTTACTTAGCCACTCTATATCTTTAGTGTGAGCGTCAAGCTCTTTATTGTAATCGTTATAAAACTTCATAAAGCTACTTCTTTGATATCCTGTATATGAGAAGTTTTTATCTTTAGGAGTGTCTGATTCTAATATAGGATTAAACTCGCTCAGCTTTAGCTTTCCGTCAAATCCAACCTTTTCATAAGCGAAGTTATTAAATCCGCTATCTTTGTTAAATATGTTATTGTTTCTTAGATCTACCCATCCGTCTTTATTTACATAAGTATCAAAGAACTTTTTAGTATCAGATCTATCTATTTTTTGGTATCTGGATTCGGCTGAAAAGGTTGTGTAGGGGTTATCTTGATAATAAAACATACGATTATCTATTTTTGAAGTATCAACTTCGTTTCTGCCTAATTTTCTTAAAGAAGCATTTATATCATCTACCCATGATCTTGTTATGTCGGCATTTATCTCTTTTTTAATAAACTGAGCTAAATCTATACCTTTAGTAACATCGCTTAAATTCGCTATCTTTTCATTTCCATCTTTATCGTATCCTCTTACCTTAAGCTTACTAAACAGCTTATCGCTTGAATTTAATATTCCGTCTGCGTTACTATCAAAGTTAAAAAGTAAAGCATTTGAGCTAAAATTACCTATACCTAGTTTATCATTATCTCCATATAAGTCTAAAAATACCTCTACGTCACCGTATTGGGTTTTTATAGTTTTTTCTTTTGCGTATCGATTTAAATTTTGCTTGTATTCTAAGATATTATCTGATTTGTTTCCTTTAAAATATCCACTATCGGTAAATTGCTCTAAACGAGTTGATGACTCTGATAAACCGATAGAAAAGCCGTATCCGTAACTCTCATGGCTCATACCGAGCTTATTATATTCTTCTCTAGTGATTCTATTTGAATTTAAAACTTTCGCCCATGCAGGCATATTGTTATAATAACTACTTTGACCGCCATATCCTACGCCCATATCGCCTACCATATCCAAGCCACCTTTATATAAATAGGCTTGAGAGTTTTGCATTAGTATATCGGTAGCAGATTTTAAAAGATCGTTTTGTCTGGCTATATATTCATCTTTGCTTAGTGTTTCGTTACCTACTTTTATAAGCTCATTATTGGTAAGTTTAGAGGTTGAAATTTGTTCTTGTTTGTGTTTCAAAAACATAACATTAATGTCATAGCTGTTTTTTAGTAGAATATCCATTTAAATCCTTTTAAAAGACATTCAGGATATATCGACAAAATTTAAGATTTGTTTATGATGATTTCATATTTAATAGATATTTTAAATCAATACTACCGGTTATTACAGCTTAAAAGACTTAAGAAAATTTAACATTAGCCGATATGAATACAGAGTGTTTTATAAATTTCAAAGGAACTCAAATGATAGGTAAAATGGATTTTATCAATGTTAATAGTTTTATAAATCATACCGATAGCAACAACATTATAGTAATGTCTGATAAAAAAGCTCACAAAGAAGAAACGCAGATACAAGATGACAAAGCAGCAGGCATTGCAGAAGTAACAAATTTAAACAAAGAACATACGCAGAATGTTGTTGAAAAGATGAAACTTAAGAAAAACAATGGCAATGTCTCGCAAAAGGATTTAGTGGATTTTATAAAATCCACTAGTCCTATAGAAATTTATGAAACCGATAGCGATGCTGATAAAGCTGTGAAAAAAATTAAAAACAGTATGAAAGAATCCTTTATAGACTTAGCAAATATTACACCCGAAGGAAAAATAGAAGTTAAGCTATGGGGTTGGCATATGAGCGGTTGGGATAAAGAGGGTAAAGTAACTATTTGGGGTAAAGCATTAGGATATGACAAAAGCATATCGCAAGCAGAGTCTAAAAAGCTAATGCAGTTTCTACAAGATACTGAAATCGCAGGACTTCCAATGTTTGATAGCGAGCTTCTTGACAGATCGGATCTAAGTATAGAGGAATTTAAAACAAAATGGCTAAAATTTAAAGAGGATACCGAAAAATCTCTCGGATATAATCAAGCAGAACAAACAAACAACCCGGATGAAAGTAAAATAAAAAAATATACCCCTGAAAAGGTAGTAAGAAAAAGCCAAACATACAAAGATGAAATCAGCAAAGAGTTTTTTACTAATTTCGTAAAAGCTCAAAAAGAGCTTGGAGTTGATATATTAGGAAGAGAAATATTGGAGCTTTTTAGCAGCTTTAATAAAATTAACGTTAGTGTATAAAAGGATATAGGCTTTATTGGATCTCCTAAATTTTACATCACTCTTTTGTTTATTCTAGCCTTATTTAGGCTAGAATAACTTTAAACTGCAGTTTGTGCTAAAAGAGCTTTTACTCTTTCTTTAATAGTTTTCATATCTATGCTTTTTGAAGAATCATCCGAAGGGTTTCTTAAAAGTTCTGCTATAGTTATCTCTTCTTGCATCATTCTCTCCAGATGAATATCACTTGCACCACCTTTGTTTCTTTTTATAAATTCTATGTCTTTTCGTCCTTGCTCCATGTTCCATATGGAGTAT
This Campylobacter sp. RM16192 DNA region includes the following protein-coding sequences:
- a CDS encoding YdjY domain-containing protein — protein: MIVDEASKTITILAKVNGKYLEESTRHAVVFGQGKFGEKSVFTSLANQNDFYKAMIKIGAKPGNNMTLKNGPETHVEGDKIAISVTWEGASKNHDINEVIKDSNGKLIDMRFGGNEATAMSFNTGCIACLDSCPVGIISNHSYTYGAVENKKEVEFRGIKNVLPKDGTPVSISFKVAN
- the arsS gene encoding arsenosugar biosynthesis radical SAM (seleno)protein ArsS (Some members of this family are selenoproteins.), with amino-acid sequence MNEMQIEFDFPKTMQLNITKKCNMSCYHCHVEAHPKRTEMMEKDIIDKSLMVFKKFGFSELDITGGAPEMNENLEYILFKFTPFAKEIFVRTNLTILLDPQYQKFIEIYKKFNVTIMASVPFYEKDFNDAMRGKGSFEKQILALNLINKAGISNINLIYNPNGAYLPPNQIDLEAKYKEELKKYNVSFNKLLCICNLPIGNFAKMLKRFDEYDEYIDLLVENFKEQNLQSVMCRTLINVAFDGTIYDCDFNAALNLESKIRSLDDALKATNLNRTIKTAEHCLACVSGDGFGCFGTKTT
- a CDS encoding rhodanese-like domain-containing protein → MNVAFGKILKVVVALFAVGLLTACSDNKVSSEGKMSGADLAKIQADNKEKEKYLVIDVRSADEYKAGHLKHAINIPFDQVANRLSELDGYQNKDIVVYCNTGNKSGKVEKQLKEKGFTKVINAEGVKQYNYDLYKFGSINANQFNQISSNPNLLVIDVRAKKDYDEGHIQGAINIPDGEPLENYKAILEANKDKKIVAHCYTGNRSAKLVETLTAQGYDASNLLDGTKEYKYNLVK
- a CDS encoding calcineurin phosphoesterase, which codes for MTGCTNDYIIEFNDQPELQTDELWIAGGMYGNIYAIEKLNEVALGKTIVYNGDLHWFDASKESFDKVEELSKDSIKLNGNVEVELKRVENLGCGCNYPSYEQEVIVKNAELIHARLKSIGSDFSIFEDRKTTMHVNVAGVKVAITHGDEKSLNGWGFDHEVLKTKTRQDEIFNWFQKTKFDIIATSHTCKAAVLNFSNKVILNNGSAGMPNFSEFVSGLVTRIASTPNEKALFRSKIGDVFAELILLKYNKKEFLRYFEELWSEDSAASISYKARILGYGCPLSYKDINFGGFKEA
- a CDS encoding helix-turn-helix transcriptional regulator; protein product: MLNSFYENQDYKQLLECIKSQFAGRVMLNREQTVKLLGIGVSTLDLRIAEGRDIPRYIKIGDAKNSRIAFSITDIAAYIFQKRIKISGQ
- a CDS encoding type II toxin-antitoxin system RelE family toxin; translation: MKVNFSKNALKELKKLDNSVGIKILKKLKEIEGLDNPRDEGKPLIGNLSGLWRYRVGGYRIICKIKDYKLIVLVLGVRNRSDAYDGEFDSC
- the relB gene encoding type II toxin-antitoxin system RelB family antitoxin encodes the protein MQISVRLDKDIGTKLERLAKDTKRTKSFYVQEAIKRFLEDMNDYIDAMEELKKIESDPNPQFYTLDEVAKELGVKI
- a CDS encoding response regulator; amino-acid sequence: MDILLKNSYDINVMFLKHKQEQISTSKLTNNELIKVGNETLSKDEYIARQNDLLKSATDILMQNSQAYLYKGGLDMVGDMGVGYGGQSSYYNNMPAWAKVLNSNRITREEYNKLGMSHESYGYGFSIGLSESSTRLEQFTDSGYFKGNKSDNILEYKQNLNRYAKEKTIKTQYGDVEVFLDLYGDNDKLGIGNFSSNALLFNFDSNADGILNSSDKLFSKLKVRGYDKDGNEKIANLSDVTKGIDLAQFIKKEINADITRSWVDDINASLRKLGRNEVDTSKIDNRMFYYQDNPYTTFSAESRYQKIDRSDTKKFFDTYVNKDGWVDLRNNNIFNKDSGFNNFAYEKVGFDGKLKLSEFNPILESDTPKDKNFSYTGYQRSSFMKFYNDYNKELDAHTKDIEWLSKNLKDYDVENADEYISKLKDSKSSYMLAMENEFKKATGLEFSLSNLEKVKRAFESDSNKAALSLNDSDSVIAMRMNSNGTITLKFDSGREIDVRDLYTDTGRLNTSGDKRASINLEAKNMSKEELNSLDFETIAIKQDDKFVSLKELGATAISKIMKNNELRFLIHLANNNIISSNELYNISYLNHTLNSNDKQIQDKDRFYKRVDVRV